The Pasteurella multocida genome contains a region encoding:
- a CDS encoding TRAP transporter small permease subunit: protein MLISKYLLWLCNKLDQIFIKVGYYVSYIFLLVVIIGFYEVVARYLFSSPTLWVHEVTTFLISLSLLYGGVACYASNKHIAMTFIRQKLPNKIKWLLELLVEILIFIFFILLSYGAYLSAREALFTPSGKFKMQTSGSVLDMPFPAIEKSFFFISCLIIVVLSVLHIFRHIYTKYQEELS, encoded by the coding sequence ATGCTTATTTCTAAATATTTATTATGGCTCTGTAATAAGCTAGATCAAATATTCATTAAAGTAGGTTATTACGTTTCTTATATTTTTCTATTAGTTGTTATCATTGGTTTTTACGAGGTTGTTGCTCGGTATTTATTCTCTAGCCCAACACTTTGGGTTCATGAAGTAACAACATTTTTAATAAGTCTATCATTACTTTATGGTGGAGTAGCTTGTTACGCCAGTAATAAACATATTGCCATGACATTTATTAGACAAAAATTACCTAATAAGATCAAATGGTTACTAGAACTCTTAGTTGAAATACTTATTTTTATCTTCTTTATTTTGCTTAGTTACGGAGCATACTTATCAGCTAGAGAAGCATTATTTACTCCATCAGGAAAATTCAAAATGCAAACTTCTGGAAGTGTATTAGACATGCCATTTCCAGCAATTGAAAAAAGTTTCTTCTTTATTTCATGCCTCATCATTGTTGTTCTTTCAGTACTACATATATTCCGTCACATCTATA